In Carya illinoinensis cultivar Pawnee chromosome 6, C.illinoinensisPawnee_v1, whole genome shotgun sequence, a single genomic region encodes these proteins:
- the LOC122313813 gene encoding phosphoglycerate mutase-like protein 1 isoform X2 translates to MTIINFTPNVSPLRHDRGGISLASLPSTTCIPQSTRCRSLSQSQSQSSSIRSRLSALCLSSLHVADMDDGAGTSLFPLHRCKTLHLVRHAQGIHNVEGDQNYKAYLSPEYLDAHLTPLGWQQVDNLRKHVHTCGLSKRIDLVITSPLLRTLQTSVGVFGGEGYTDSMDVLPLMVANAGNSGRAAISSISSPPVMAVELCREHLIENDEDVLWKADIRETKEEVAARGLQFLKWLWTRKEKEIAIVTHSGFLFHTLSLFGNDCQPLIKKEICKHFANCELRSMVIVDRSMTGSVDTTTNYPGKIPSGLDLPSDIADKKKLEKEEPHSSGFA, encoded by the exons ATGACCATCATTAATTTTACTCCTAACGTTAGTCCTCTCAGACATGATCGTGGTGGCATTTCTCTAGCATCTCTCCCTTCCACCACTTGCATTCCTCAGAGTACTCGGTGTCGGTCTCTgtctcaatctcaatctcaatcATCGTCAATTCGATCTCGTCTCTCTGCCCTTTGCCTCTCTTCTCTCCATG TTGCAGATATGGATGATGGCGCAGGTACAAGCTTGTTTCCATTGCATCGATGCAAAACTCTCCATCTG GTGAGGCATGCGCAAGGAATCCACAATGTAGAGGGAGATCAGAATTACAAAGCATACTTGTCTCCTGAATACCTTGATGCACACCTTACTCCACTAGGCTGGCAGCAG GTTGATAATTTGCGAAAACACGTTCACACATGTGGGCTATCCAAGAGGATTGATTTAGTCATTACATCCCCCTTGCTAAG GACATTACAAACTTCTGTTGGAGTTTTTGGTGGTGAGGGCTACACAGATAGTATGGATGTACTGCCTCTAATGGTGGCAAATGCAGGAAACAGTGGTCGTGCTGCAATCTCAAGTATTAGCTCCCCACCAGTCATGGCAGTAGAACTTTGTCGAGAACATTTG ATAGAAAATGACGAGGATGTACTATGGAAGGCTGATATTAGAGAGACAAAGGAAGAAGTTGCCGCTAGGGGATTGCAGTTCCTGAAATG GCTGTGGACACGGAAAGAGAAGGAGATAGCAATTGTTACCCACAGTGGATTCTTGTTTCATACACTAAGTTTGTTTGGAAATGACTGTCAACctttgattaaaaaagaaatatgcaaaCA TTTTGCGAATTGTGAGCTTCGGTCTATGGTCATTGTTGACAGAAG TATGACAGGTTCGGTTGACACAACAACTAATTATCCAGGAAAGATTCCTTCTGGGCTGGATCTCCCTAGCGATATAGCGGACAAGAAGAAACTAGAGAAAGAAGAGCCTCATTCTTCTGGATTTGCATAG
- the LOC122313813 gene encoding phosphoglycerate mutase-like protein 1 isoform X1 produces the protein MTIINFTPNVSPLRHDRGGISLASLPSTTCIPQSTRCRSLSQSQSQSSSIRSRLSALCLSSLHVADMDDGAGTSLFPLHRCKTLHLVRHAQGIHNVEGDQNYKAYLSPEYLDAHLTPLGWQQVDNLRKHVHTCGLSKRIDLVITSPLLRTLQTSVGVFGGEGYTDSMDVLPLMVANAGNSGRAAISSISSPPVMAVELCREHLGVHPCDKRRNISDYQFLFPAVDFSLIENDEDVLWKADIRETKEEVAARGLQFLKWLWTRKEKEIAIVTHSGFLFHTLSLFGNDCQPLIKKEICKHFANCELRSMVIVDRSMTGSVDTTTNYPGKIPSGLDLPSDIADKKKLEKEEPHSSGFA, from the exons ATGACCATCATTAATTTTACTCCTAACGTTAGTCCTCTCAGACATGATCGTGGTGGCATTTCTCTAGCATCTCTCCCTTCCACCACTTGCATTCCTCAGAGTACTCGGTGTCGGTCTCTgtctcaatctcaatctcaatcATCGTCAATTCGATCTCGTCTCTCTGCCCTTTGCCTCTCTTCTCTCCATG TTGCAGATATGGATGATGGCGCAGGTACAAGCTTGTTTCCATTGCATCGATGCAAAACTCTCCATCTG GTGAGGCATGCGCAAGGAATCCACAATGTAGAGGGAGATCAGAATTACAAAGCATACTTGTCTCCTGAATACCTTGATGCACACCTTACTCCACTAGGCTGGCAGCAG GTTGATAATTTGCGAAAACACGTTCACACATGTGGGCTATCCAAGAGGATTGATTTAGTCATTACATCCCCCTTGCTAAG GACATTACAAACTTCTGTTGGAGTTTTTGGTGGTGAGGGCTACACAGATAGTATGGATGTACTGCCTCTAATGGTGGCAAATGCAGGAAACAGTGGTCGTGCTGCAATCTCAAGTATTAGCTCCCCACCAGTCATGGCAGTAGAACTTTGTCGAGAACATTTG GGTGTTCACCCCTGTGATAAAAGGAGAAacatcagtgactatcagttcCTTTTCCCTGCGGTTGATTTTTCACTG ATAGAAAATGACGAGGATGTACTATGGAAGGCTGATATTAGAGAGACAAAGGAAGAAGTTGCCGCTAGGGGATTGCAGTTCCTGAAATG GCTGTGGACACGGAAAGAGAAGGAGATAGCAATTGTTACCCACAGTGGATTCTTGTTTCATACACTAAGTTTGTTTGGAAATGACTGTCAACctttgattaaaaaagaaatatgcaaaCA TTTTGCGAATTGTGAGCTTCGGTCTATGGTCATTGTTGACAGAAG TATGACAGGTTCGGTTGACACAACAACTAATTATCCAGGAAAGATTCCTTCTGGGCTGGATCTCCCTAGCGATATAGCGGACAAGAAGAAACTAGAGAAAGAAGAGCCTCATTCTTCTGGATTTGCATAG
- the LOC122313813 gene encoding phosphoglycerate mutase-like protein 1 isoform X3: MLQNSNFYFLSLDYRTLQTSVGVFGGEGYTDSMDVLPLMVANAGNSGRAAISSISSPPVMAVELCREHLGVHPCDKRRNISDYQFLFPAVDFSLIENDEDVLWKADIRETKEEVAARGLQFLKWLWTRKEKEIAIVTHSGFLFHTLSLFGNDCQPLIKKEICKHFANCELRSMVIVDRSMTGSVDTTTNYPGKIPSGLDLPSDIADKKKLEKEEPHSSGFA; encoded by the exons ATGTtgcaaaattcaaacttttactTCTTGTCACTTGATTATAGGACATTACAAACTTCTGTTGGAGTTTTTGGTGGTGAGGGCTACACAGATAGTATGGATGTACTGCCTCTAATGGTGGCAAATGCAGGAAACAGTGGTCGTGCTGCAATCTCAAGTATTAGCTCCCCACCAGTCATGGCAGTAGAACTTTGTCGAGAACATTTG GGTGTTCACCCCTGTGATAAAAGGAGAAacatcagtgactatcagttcCTTTTCCCTGCGGTTGATTTTTCACTG ATAGAAAATGACGAGGATGTACTATGGAAGGCTGATATTAGAGAGACAAAGGAAGAAGTTGCCGCTAGGGGATTGCAGTTCCTGAAATG GCTGTGGACACGGAAAGAGAAGGAGATAGCAATTGTTACCCACAGTGGATTCTTGTTTCATACACTAAGTTTGTTTGGAAATGACTGTCAACctttgattaaaaaagaaatatgcaaaCA TTTTGCGAATTGTGAGCTTCGGTCTATGGTCATTGTTGACAGAAG TATGACAGGTTCGGTTGACACAACAACTAATTATCCAGGAAAGATTCCTTCTGGGCTGGATCTCCCTAGCGATATAGCGGACAAGAAGAAACTAGAGAAAGAAGAGCCTCATTCTTCTGGATTTGCATAG
- the LOC122314272 gene encoding transcription factor bHLH25-like isoform X2, whose amino-acid sequence MEISSIRGLTHEMDMEDPRFTSQWHMNSVDELSIPPLAATFEETLQQYSFTHPNFNLKNAMATSRTGIDSPMKLLKPNSWNSSKLEHVSYPQLPPSQNVLSFANADYANQMGILKPKEETAVCFQKFNTLPSDILISQDSLGNQDYGLKACQGGRSIRRSTRHSQTPDHVIAERKRREKLSQRFIALSALIPGLKKTDKASVLGDAIKYLQQLQERVKTLEEQTKKINIESVFLKKSQLFVDGENSISGENFSSDPLDEHLPEIEARFCDKNVLIRVHCEKRKGVAEKSIAEIEMLHLTVINSSVITFGSSALDITIIAQMDEGFSMTVKDLVRSLRSAFEFIM is encoded by the exons ATGGAGATTTCTTCCATTAGAGGGTTAACTCATGAAATG GATATGGAGGATCCTAGGTTCACCAGCCAGTGGCACATGAACTCTGTCGATGAGCTAAGCATACCGCCGCTAGCAGCCACATTTGAAGAAACTTTACAACAGTACTCTTTCACTCATCCAAACTTCAATCTCAAAAATGCCATGGCAACTTCTCGGACTGGTATTGATTCACCCATGAAACTGCTCAAACCCAACAGCTGGAACTCATCCAAACTTGAACATGTATCGTATCCACAACTTCCCCCTTCTCAAAACGTTCTATCATTTGCCAATGCAGACTATGCAAATCAAATGGGCATTTTAAAGCCAAAGGAGGAGACCGCAGTATGTTTCCAAAAATTTAATACCCTTCCTTCTGATATTTTGATTTCTCAAGATTCCTTGGGGAATCAAGATTATGGACTTAAGGCCTGTCAGGGAGGTAGGAGTATTAGGAGAAGCACTAGACATTCTCAAACACCGGATCACGTTATAGCAGAAAGGAAAAGGCGAGAGAAGCTCAGTCAGCGGTTCATTGCTTTGTCTGCATTAATACCTGGCCTAAAGAAG ACGGACAAGGCTTCTGTTCTTGGCGATGCTATCAAGTATCTGCAACAACTGCAAGAACGAGTGAAGACACTTGAGGAACAAACTAAGAAGATAAACATAGAATCAGTCTTTCTAAAGAAATCACAACTCTTCGTTGATGGTGAGAACTCTATCTCAGGTGAAAACTTCTCCAGCGATCCCCTTGATGAGCATCTACCAGAAATTGAAGCAAGATTCTGTGACAAAAATGTCCTCATAAGAGTTCACTGTGAGAAAAGGAAAGGAGTGGCAGAGAAATCAATCGCTGAGATTGAAATGCTCCACCTAACAGTCATTAATAGCAGTGTCATAACATTTGGGAGTTCTGCACTTGATATCACTATTATTGCTCAG ATGGATGAGGGATTCTCCATGACAGTAAAGGATCTTGTGAGGAGTCTGCGCTCAGCTTTTGAGTTTATCATGTGA
- the LOC122314272 gene encoding transcription factor bHLH25-like isoform X3, with amino-acid sequence MQDSHFSLELFLSIRRRSSMEISSIRGLTHEMDMEDPRFTSQWHMNSVDELSIPPLAATFEETLQQYSFTHPNFNLKNAMATSRTDYANQMGILKPKEETAVCFQKFNTLPSDILISQDSLGNQDYGLKACQGGRSIRRSTRHSQTPDHVIAERKRREKLSQRFIALSALIPGLKKTDKASVLGDAIKYLQQLQERVKTLEEQTKKINIESVFLKKSQLFVDGENSISGENFSSDPLDEHLPEIEARFCDKNVLIRVHCEKRKGVAEKSIAEIEMLHLTVINSSVITFGSSALDITIIAQMDEGFSMTVKDLVRSLRSAFEFIM; translated from the exons ATGCAGGATTCTCATTTCTCCCTAGAGCTCTTTCTATCAATAAGGAGACGTTCTTCCATGGAGATTTCTTCCATTAGAGGGTTAACTCATGAAATG GATATGGAGGATCCTAGGTTCACCAGCCAGTGGCACATGAACTCTGTCGATGAGCTAAGCATACCGCCGCTAGCAGCCACATTTGAAGAAACTTTACAACAGTACTCTTTCACTCATCCAAACTTCAATCTCAAAAATGCCATGGCAACTTCTCGGACTG ACTATGCAAATCAAATGGGCATTTTAAAGCCAAAGGAGGAGACCGCAGTATGTTTCCAAAAATTTAATACCCTTCCTTCTGATATTTTGATTTCTCAAGATTCCTTGGGGAATCAAGATTATGGACTTAAGGCCTGTCAGGGAGGTAGGAGTATTAGGAGAAGCACTAGACATTCTCAAACACCGGATCACGTTATAGCAGAAAGGAAAAGGCGAGAGAAGCTCAGTCAGCGGTTCATTGCTTTGTCTGCATTAATACCTGGCCTAAAGAAG ACGGACAAGGCTTCTGTTCTTGGCGATGCTATCAAGTATCTGCAACAACTGCAAGAACGAGTGAAGACACTTGAGGAACAAACTAAGAAGATAAACATAGAATCAGTCTTTCTAAAGAAATCACAACTCTTCGTTGATGGTGAGAACTCTATCTCAGGTGAAAACTTCTCCAGCGATCCCCTTGATGAGCATCTACCAGAAATTGAAGCAAGATTCTGTGACAAAAATGTCCTCATAAGAGTTCACTGTGAGAAAAGGAAAGGAGTGGCAGAGAAATCAATCGCTGAGATTGAAATGCTCCACCTAACAGTCATTAATAGCAGTGTCATAACATTTGGGAGTTCTGCACTTGATATCACTATTATTGCTCAG ATGGATGAGGGATTCTCCATGACAGTAAAGGATCTTGTGAGGAGTCTGCGCTCAGCTTTTGAGTTTATCATGTGA
- the LOC122314272 gene encoding transcription factor bHLH25-like isoform X1, giving the protein MQDSHFSLELFLSIRRRSSMEISSIRGLTHEMDMEDPRFTSQWHMNSVDELSIPPLAATFEETLQQYSFTHPNFNLKNAMATSRTGIDSPMKLLKPNSWNSSKLEHVSYPQLPPSQNVLSFANADYANQMGILKPKEETAVCFQKFNTLPSDILISQDSLGNQDYGLKACQGGRSIRRSTRHSQTPDHVIAERKRREKLSQRFIALSALIPGLKKTDKASVLGDAIKYLQQLQERVKTLEEQTKKINIESVFLKKSQLFVDGENSISGENFSSDPLDEHLPEIEARFCDKNVLIRVHCEKRKGVAEKSIAEIEMLHLTVINSSVITFGSSALDITIIAQMDEGFSMTVKDLVRSLRSAFEFIM; this is encoded by the exons ATGCAGGATTCTCATTTCTCCCTAGAGCTCTTTCTATCAATAAGGAGACGTTCTTCCATGGAGATTTCTTCCATTAGAGGGTTAACTCATGAAATG GATATGGAGGATCCTAGGTTCACCAGCCAGTGGCACATGAACTCTGTCGATGAGCTAAGCATACCGCCGCTAGCAGCCACATTTGAAGAAACTTTACAACAGTACTCTTTCACTCATCCAAACTTCAATCTCAAAAATGCCATGGCAACTTCTCGGACTGGTATTGATTCACCCATGAAACTGCTCAAACCCAACAGCTGGAACTCATCCAAACTTGAACATGTATCGTATCCACAACTTCCCCCTTCTCAAAACGTTCTATCATTTGCCAATGCAGACTATGCAAATCAAATGGGCATTTTAAAGCCAAAGGAGGAGACCGCAGTATGTTTCCAAAAATTTAATACCCTTCCTTCTGATATTTTGATTTCTCAAGATTCCTTGGGGAATCAAGATTATGGACTTAAGGCCTGTCAGGGAGGTAGGAGTATTAGGAGAAGCACTAGACATTCTCAAACACCGGATCACGTTATAGCAGAAAGGAAAAGGCGAGAGAAGCTCAGTCAGCGGTTCATTGCTTTGTCTGCATTAATACCTGGCCTAAAGAAG ACGGACAAGGCTTCTGTTCTTGGCGATGCTATCAAGTATCTGCAACAACTGCAAGAACGAGTGAAGACACTTGAGGAACAAACTAAGAAGATAAACATAGAATCAGTCTTTCTAAAGAAATCACAACTCTTCGTTGATGGTGAGAACTCTATCTCAGGTGAAAACTTCTCCAGCGATCCCCTTGATGAGCATCTACCAGAAATTGAAGCAAGATTCTGTGACAAAAATGTCCTCATAAGAGTTCACTGTGAGAAAAGGAAAGGAGTGGCAGAGAAATCAATCGCTGAGATTGAAATGCTCCACCTAACAGTCATTAATAGCAGTGTCATAACATTTGGGAGTTCTGCACTTGATATCACTATTATTGCTCAG ATGGATGAGGGATTCTCCATGACAGTAAAGGATCTTGTGAGGAGTCTGCGCTCAGCTTTTGAGTTTATCATGTGA
- the LOC122314175 gene encoding L-galactose dehydrogenase, which yields MLPTPSKIFFTLLTSGSSFQSHALTSPEPMALQPASLELRELGNTGLKLSCVGFGASPLGNVFGPVSDEDAIASVGEAFRRGINFFDTSPYYGGTLSEKMLGKSLKALGVPRHKYIVSTKCGRYVEGFDFSADRVTRSIDESLARLQLDYVDILQCHDIEFGSLDQVVNETIPALQKIKEAGKIRFIGITGLPLEVFTYVLDRVPPGTVDVILSYCHYSINDSTLEDLLPYLKNKGVGVITASPLAMGLLTERGPPEWHPASPELKSACQAAVAHCKEKGKNISKLALQYSLSNKDFSSVLVGMNSVGQVEENVAAAIEVTTVGKDVETLSEVEAILKPVKNQTWPSGIQH from the exons ATGCTTCCAACACCATCGAAGATCTTCTTCACTCTCCTCACATCAGGCTCCTCTTTTCAATCTCACGCGCTAACCTCTCCAGAACCAATGGCTTTACAGCCGGCCAGTCTCGAGCTCCGGGAGCTCGGGAACACGGGGCTCAAGCTCAGCTGTGTCGGCTTCGGGGCCTCGCCTCTCGGCAACGTTTTCGGTCCGGTCTCCGACGAAGATGCCATCGCCTCCGTCGGCGAAGCCTTTCGCCGCGGCATCAACTTCTTTGATACCTCTCC ataCTATGGAGGAACTTTGTCAGAGAAGATGCTCGGTAAGTCACTAAAGGCTCTAGGAGTTCCAAGACACAAATATATTGTATCAACAAAGTGCGGGCGGTACGTTGAGGGTTTTGACTTCAGTGCTGATAGAGTGACTAGGAGCATTGATGAGAGCTTAGCAAGGTTGCAGCTAGACTATGTTGATATATTGCAATGCCATGACATTGAATTTGGATCTCTGGATCAg GTTGTCAACGAAACTATTCCTGCCCTTCAGAAAATAAAGGAAGCAGGGAAGATCCGTTTTATTGGAATTACTGGACTTCCATTGGAAGTTTTTACATATGTACTCGATCGAGTGCCACCAGGCACAGTGGATGTAATTCTGTCATATTGCCACTACAGTATTAATGATTCAACATTGGAGGATTTATTACCCTACTTAAAGAACAAAGGGGTTGGAGTAATTACTGCTTCTCCACTTGCAATGGGTCTTTTGACTGAGAGAGGTCCCCCAGAGTGGCACCCAGCTTCACCTGAGCTCAAG TCTGCATGCCAAGCTGCTGTTGCCCATTGTAAAGAAAAGGGGAAGAATATTTCAAAGTTGGCTCTGCAATATAGCCTGTCAAATAAAGACTTTTCATCTGTTTTGGTTGGAATGAACTCTGTTGGACAG GTGGAGGAGAATGTTGCTGCTGCTATAGAAGTCACAACTGTTGGCAAAGATGTGGAAACGCTGTCAGAGGTTGAAGCTATCCTGAAGCCCGTGAAGAATCAGACATGGCCAAGTGGAATCCAGCATTGA